In Leptolyngbya sp. NIES-2104, the genomic window GAGCTTGTAGCTGATCCAGCTTTCGATGAAGTCTTCCGTAAACACACCACCCGAAGTCAGGTAATCGTGATCGGTTTCCAAGTTCTTCAACGCTTCCGCCAAAGATCCAGGAGTCGAAGGCACTTTCGCCAATTCTTCAGGGCTGAGTTCGTAGATGTCTACGTCTAACGGCGAACCCGGATCGATCTGGTTCTTGATGCCGTCAATACCTGCACAGAGCATTGCTGCAAACGCCAAGTAGGGGTTCGAGGTTGCATCCGGGCAGCGGAACTCTAAGCGTTTTGCTTTCGGGTTGGCTCCAGACAGCGGAATCCGCACCGATGCCGATCGATTCCCTTGCGAGTATGCCAAGTTCACCGGAGCTTCAAATCCAGGAACCAAGCGCTTGTAAGAGTTTGTGGTCGGGTTGGTGAACGCCAGCAACGAAGGCGCGTGTTTCAGAATTCCACCAATGTACCAAAGTGCGTTTTGGCTCAATCCAGCGTATCCGTCGCCTGCAAAGGTCGGTTCGCCATTGTTCCAAATCGACTGGTGACAGTGCATCCCAGAACCATTGTCACCAAAGACAGGTTTCGGCATGAACGTGATCGATTTACCGTATTTACGACCGACGTTTTTGATCACATACTTGTAGGTCATCAACCAGTCCGCCGCCTCCACCAGTGTTCCAAAACGGAAACCGAGTTCGCACTGTCCGCCCGTTGCCACTTCATGGTGATGTTTCTCGATCGGGACTCCACATTTCGCCATCGTCAAGAGCATTTCCGATCGCATATCTTGCGAGGTGTCGGTCGGCGCAACCGGGAAGTAGCCTTCTTTGTTCCGGGGCTTGTATCCCAAGTTTCCGCCCGGTTCTTGACGACCAGAGTTCCAAATCCCTTCAGCGCTGTCTACGTGGTAGTAGCCTTCGTGCTGGTTTTGGTCGTAGCGGACATCATCGAAAATGAAGAACTCAGCTTCAGGACCGAAGAACGCGGTGTCGCCCAAACCAGTCGTTTTCAGGTAGTCGATCGCTTTTTGGGCAATCGATCGCGGGTCGCGGCTGTAAGGCTGTCCGGTACGCGGCTCTTTGATCGAGCAAATCATGCTCAGCGTTTTGTGTTCCATGAACGGATCGATCCAAGCCGTGTCCGGATCAGGAACCATCGACATATCCGACTCATTGATCGATTTCCAACCCCGAATACTCGATCCATCAAATGGAACGCCATCGGTAAAGCTGCTTTCGTCAATTTGGCTTCTGTGCAGGGTAAGGTGTTGCCAAATTCCTGGCGTGTCAATGAATTTAAGATCGATTAACTCAATCCCTTCATCATTGATCTTTGCCAAGATCTCTTGTGGGGTCGCCATGAAGTACTCCTAGTAAGTCGCGTAACTTGCTCAACGCTGAGCGCCTGTTGCGGGTTGGATCGCTCGTGAAGGCTCACGTCGATCGCTCACCACAATCTGTTCTGAATCATGGTATGGAGACGTTTCACGCAGTTTTGTATAGGACGCTACAAAATCGAATCAGTTCAGCAGAATTAAGTATTGATTAACGATCAAAAATGTTACCGACAGAGATTTACGTATGCGATCGTTGCGCCCCGATTAAAATTTGTAACGTTTGTCTCATTTAGCGGTTACGTCCGGGGTACGGTTCAACTTAGGCTCAAACCATCGTGGTAAACTGAGCTTAAATCTTTTAACGATGCGGATTCCTTAAAGCTTGCTGTGGTTGGGAATTCGGCGAAACTCAAATTGAGCCAATTTTGGGAGAAGACTTTCATGCGGGACGCAGTGACAAGCCTGATTAGAAACTACGACATTACAGGGCGATATTTAGATCGCAATGCGATCGATAGCCTGAAATCTTATTTTGATACCGGAATGGCTCGCGTTCAGGCGGCTGCGCTTATCAATTCGGACGCGGCTGGAATCGTACGCCAAGCAGGATCGCAATTGTTTGACGAAAATCCAGAGTTAATTCGTCCGGGCGGAAATGCGTATACAACTCGTCGCTATGCAGCTTGCTTGCGCGATATGGATTATTACTTGCGCTATGCGACTTATGCGCTGGTGGCAGGCGATAACGATGTTTTAGATGAGCGCGTTCTGGAAGGATTGCGGGAAACGTACAATTCGTTGGGCGTTCCTTGTGGTCCGACGGTGCGCGGGATTCAAATCATGAAGGACATTGTGAAGGCACAGGTGGCAGCGGCTGGGATTTCCGATACGCGGTTCCTAGATCAGCCGTTTGATTACATGTCGCGAGAATTGGGCGAGAAAGACATCTAAAGCGTTTGAATTTGTGTGAAATGGGCAGAGAACCAAAATTCTCTGCCCATTTCTATTAGGCTTGAATTCGATGGATCGTCTCACTCCATTGCAGTGCTCTTTGCGACTCTACAATTTTGCAGCGGGATAAATCAGCAGATTGAGCCGAAACGGGGCGAAGAGAGGACATAGGAAGAATGTGACGATTTCTATATCAACATTTTGCAAAGCTTAGAACAAGCTCCAGAACCGTAGATTTCTCGAAAATGGCGAAGGTAAGACCAAGATCACAGCAGACAGCTTATGCTAAAAGGTGATCTTGAGTGTGCAACTTCTTTATGCCTACTCCCTGTCACATTGTCGTTGAAGGCAATCCTGCGATCGTTTACGCCAGCCGTAACGGTGCGCCTGAGAAAATGCTGCCGATTTTGGAATCATTTCTCGATACGTTTTGGCAAGAACGCGACGCACTCGGTGAAACGCAAGATACGCCAGAATGCTTAGTCGCTCAGGTCGTCGTGCGATTTGGCTTTGAGATTTGCGAAGATGATTTCTCAAACCTAAAAGTCGGGCTGAAATATGACCCAACAGCGGCTTATCTGTATTTCATTTCAGCAGAGCGACAATTGAGCGTGTGGAGTCCGACCGATAACTATCGATCGAATCCCTCACTCGGACTAAAAGCCTGTCATCAGTTGAGAACAGTTTCGATCGGATAAGCTCAAATCTTGGCAAATCGTCTCACAGCTAATACACTTCCCACCAATCCAACCATTCCGCCAAACGCCAACAGAATCAAGGGCAGCGCTAGTAAATTAATCGAATGCGATGTGGCAGTGGTGAGAAATTGCACAAATTCTGCTTGTCCGCTCAGTTGATGGCGGATAAATTTTTGAATCGCCTGAATGAGAGAAAACGCGATCGCCGCTCCCAGCACGCCAAACGCCACTCCTTGAGTTAGAAACGGCAAATAAATCCAGCTTCGAGTAGCTCCGACAAGCTGCATAATTTCAATTTCTTTTCGTCTTGCCAAAACGATAAATCGAATTGTTGTATTAATGACCGCGATCGCGGTTCCGGTTAATACTGCGATCGTTGCGGTACTCATCCAGTTAAATCCTTTATTCAACTGAGCAATCCGCTGAACCGCTTCGCCAACATACTGAACTTCTTCGACTCCCCGAATTTTTTTCAGCTTCTCTGCCAAAGTCGGCACAGACTCAGACGATCGCGCTTTTACTTTCAATTCATCTACTAATGGATTTCCCTCTAATTGCTGCGTTGCGTCTCTAAGGTTCGACAAACCGAGTTCTTGAAC contains:
- the glnA gene encoding type I glutamate--ammonia ligase, whose amino-acid sequence is MATPQEILAKINDEGIELIDLKFIDTPGIWQHLTLHRSQIDESSFTDGVPFDGSSIRGWKSINESDMSMVPDPDTAWIDPFMEHKTLSMICSIKEPRTGQPYSRDPRSIAQKAIDYLKTTGLGDTAFFGPEAEFFIFDDVRYDQNQHEGYYHVDSAEGIWNSGRQEPGGNLGYKPRNKEGYFPVAPTDTSQDMRSEMLLTMAKCGVPIEKHHHEVATGGQCELGFRFGTLVEAADWLMTYKYVIKNVGRKYGKSITFMPKPVFGDNGSGMHCHQSIWNNGEPTFAGDGYAGLSQNALWYIGGILKHAPSLLAFTNPTTNSYKRLVPGFEAPVNLAYSQGNRSASVRIPLSGANPKAKRLEFRCPDATSNPYLAFAAMLCAGIDGIKNQIDPGSPLDVDIYELSPEELAKVPSTPGSLAEALKNLETDHDYLTSGGVFTEDFIESWISYKLDREVIPMSIRPHPYEFMLYYDC
- a CDS encoding ABC transporter permease, giving the protein MVRFFTKLDYLFRETLLGLWRGGWMNWAAVSMVTVLLFLFGVSLQASWQLESLLTQFGSQLEVSAYLETGVSADVLRSVVERLPEVASVQDVSKEQAWSNLVQELGLSNLRDATQQLEGNPLVDELKVKARSSESVPTLAEKLKKIRGVEEVQYVGEAVQRIAQLNKGFNWMSTATIAVLTGTAIAVINTTIRFIVLARRKEIEIMQLVGATRSWIYLPFLTQGVAFGVLGAAIAFSLIQAIQKFIRHQLSGQAEFVQFLTTATSHSINLLALPLILLAFGGMVGLVGSVLAVRRFAKI
- the apcB gene encoding allophycocyanin subunit beta gives rise to the protein MRDAVTSLIRNYDITGRYLDRNAIDSLKSYFDTGMARVQAAALINSDAAGIVRQAGSQLFDENPELIRPGGNAYTTRRYAACLRDMDYYLRYATYALVAGDNDVLDERVLEGLRETYNSLGVPCGPTVRGIQIMKDIVKAQVAAAGISDTRFLDQPFDYMSRELGEKDI